Within Candidatus Hydrogenedentota bacterium, the genomic segment AGTTCAGAGAGCTCCAGTTGCATGGTTGCTTACCGGAAATACATGAGGGACAAGCGGGGGACCCCGTACGGCATTCAACGATAGCAGCGCGAGGTCTGTGTAAGGGCAGACGCCCGCTACGAGCCGTGGCGGGGGTTTTTCAGGGCCTGCAGTACGAGGGCCGCTTTTTCAGGCGCCATTTCATCCAGGATACTTCCGCGGGTGCGGTCTTCCTCGACTCGCTGGAGAATCATGGCAGCCTCTTCGGGAGTGAACAGCTCGGAGGTCAACGTCTCGGCGGCCTTCTTGGCTTCCATGCTTGCGACGGATTTCGCCACGGTCAGCAGGCGCTGGTCCAGAGCCGCGTCAGCGCCGTCGAGCGATCTGTTCAGGTCCGCCAGGATCGAGTCGAGATTCTTCCGGAGGGATTCCAATTCTTTGCGCATCAGCGCGAGACGCTTTTCTTCTTCCGCGATTTGCGTTTCCCGCTGTTTCAGTTCCTGTTCCTTTTCACGAAGCGCAGCTATCAGCGGGTCCGCCTCTTCCGCGGGCGGCTGGGCCGGTTCAATAGCCGCTTGTTTCCGCCCCAACAATTGCACAATGCCCGCCCGGTTCAGGTTCCCCGTGAAAAAGAGCACCATGAGGATTGTAACAAGAAAAGTCACCACGAAAGCCCCGACTAATGCTGCAATTCTCATGATGCGCGCCGCCCGTTAGCCATCGCCGCCCGGTTGACGGCAACCTCGTCCAGATAATGCTGTTCTTCCCTGCCGAGTTCGTACTGGTATGCGGCATCCCTGTGTTCTTTCAGCCGCTCGAGGATCTTGCGGTTCTTCATGGCCTGTTCCAATTCGCCTCGGCGCACCTCCTCCTGGGTCCGTAGATGCATGAGCTCCGCATGTTTTTCCACGGCAAGCCGGGAGAGATACCGTTCATACGAGAAATAACACCGGACGTCTGACGCATCGAACCGCTCGCGCGTCAGTGCCGCCGCGGCGGTAAGAGCGGCTATCTGTTCGCCGACGATTTCACTGTGTTGCTCCTCCGCGGTATGGACCGCGCGGCGCATTTCGGCAAGCGCCAGAGACTTCAGGTCTTCCTGACGCTGCCTCACGCGTAACAATACGCCGTATCGAAATGG encodes:
- a CDS encoding flagellar FliJ family protein, with the translated sequence MASLKPFRYGVLLRVRQRQEDLKSLALAEMRRAVHTAEEQHSEIVGEQIAALTAAAALTRERFDASDVRCYFSYERYLSRLAVEKHAELMHLRTQEEVRRGELEQAMKNRKILERLKEHRDAAYQYELGREEQHYLDEVAVNRAAMANGRRAS